A genomic stretch from Neodiprion fabricii isolate iyNeoFabr1 chromosome 3, iyNeoFabr1.1, whole genome shotgun sequence includes:
- the LOC124177518 gene encoding fibrillin-2-like isoform X1 → MSPLLLPLLVLVLVGPSSQDPYHRQRQPPGPVHNFDNALQSVPLRGPNICRTRHTNYCCPGWTKKPESGLCVIPVCSRRCGVQGRCIRPNICMCESGTVASVCNTVGQRKGPYTVYENGDGNRNGIIGSGNQRGEGGSCKAQCIHGNCVDGSCQCRPGYQGEFCSEPICREPCLNQGRCIGPDRCACIYGYTGRRCETDYRTGPCFTKVRNGQCLASLRGVVCTRQLCCATVGKGWGHPCERCPIRLECEPGYLKTNQGKCIDIDECEAIPGLCEGGKCVNTLGSFTCECPQGQVRNEETNACEDEDECLHEGICTDGRCVNTEGGFYCLCNPGFIQSQDQQYCIDGRQGLCYTAVNRNGQCKNRLEIRLSKQDCCCGKNMGRGWGDLCYKCPAEGSDEHRKLCQESAKYTLDECAIRPGICGNGKCTDKTDGYECQCFPGYENKRGSCVDIDECRLGKCKGGNCVNLPGKFECHCPPGFVVSGDNEYCTDHDECQDTGMCANGRCINMDGSHKCECNDGYSLSPGQNACADIDECLDNPRICLNGRCENTQGSYHCVCQPGFTASRDNTFCVDMDECVSGMCDNGKCVNMEGSFKCVCDPGFRLGPDHRHCIDIDECQSQPCHNGRCVNTPGSFWCECHVGFNLGPEGRSCLDTRRDLCYSQYRDGQCSNPTSTAVTRSSCCCCTVILGQPMAWGSNCQPCPVPGTSEFDALCPHGSGMTYNGDDINECALNPNICVNGGCENLMGTHRCICDTGYEVDAAGKLCTDIDECALEETLCSGGQCRNTPGSFQCTCPTGTRLNTYNQMCEDVDECLELGPDACINGICINGQGSYECMCSPGYILDNTGHICIDNRKGTCWTKMVHGRCENNLPRLTLRSECCCSVGLAWGSPCEKCDHSLCECSVGYAKVDGKSCTDVNECELNAGICKGGGTCVNTDGSYRCECPPGLTLDTTQTTCIDTREESCYTEYRHGQCLNSIEGRFSRSLCCCSVGRAWGTDKCEACPKPGSQARAELCPKGPGFGERKDINECTEFPNMCVNGRCKNTIGSYSCRCNQGYALDENGIRCVDIDECSIMHGVCGNGTCRNTQGNFQCDCYPGYQSSEIMKICMDINECETTPGLCRGGTCVNTEGSFKCVCPPGHELAPDKESCKDIDECSRTSGICSNGVCENMMGTYQCVCDEGYQQTGLKSHCEDIDECSATNGGCENICLNTPGSFSCSCSTGFALNLDGRSCTDVDECKGNMRICNGGKCMNTLGSYTCTCTDGLLPGSDGTSCIDVDECVSQPHVCGYGQCDNTIGSYNCRCEEGYSVKPDNAREGCTDDDECMLDAYTCSEFADCQNTQGSYSCTCQEGFAGNGVECRDINECLTNNGGCDANAQCINTEGSFKCVCDAGFKGDGHSCKDLDECSNDSTLCENGHCLNYPGSFRCECEMGFMHPDENNEQACVDIDECDLFNNLCVYGKCENIFSMFRCECDDGYKLDSSGGNCTDIDECESPQSCQYGTCINTDGKYLCECPANHELVEAGNACVDRRISSCFTGYEVGSNRPQCIFDMSAAVTKATCCCSVGTAWGNRCEACPEFGSAEYNELCPSGPGYRPNSITVIMEDINECEEHDNICQNGHCTNTFGSFMCSCDEGYELDHTKTNCIDVDECSRHPDICGVGRCINDQGKYHCECPDGYMPMPGGKECVDMRRERCYTSFESGTCDHPMMRPQTRMLCCCSIGAAWGSPCERCPRKGTQEYVTLCGREPGQIKNPITNHTVEIDECSLMPTMCSHGRCLNTPGSFECQCKLGYIYDEDSHQCIDENECQQVPSPCRGNAQCINEQGLYKCLCPAGYKLGIDQRDCVDIDECYENPGVCSNGVCKNLQGSFQCACNQGFQLTRDRDSCVDIDECKRSQNVCNNGSCINTLGSYKCFCYEGFKLGPNNDCEDVDECRIMPFLCRNGRCRNTVGSFSCECADGYVLAQEKQHCRDIDECREVSDLCPQPGRCQNLMGSYVCHCPPGYELDETKKSCLDIDECAESEDFCENGRCINTEGGVICECPVGYQLSEKIDSMRCIDVREERCYDVFSRGQCLEPREGGITKKHCCCTMAMAWGRYCEECPIEGTEEFQRLCPEGPGRDDLGIDLNECLFMPDACVGGDCINTDGSFRCECPPGYVLDASGKKCIDDNECLNVQNICGNGTCTNVDGGFECSCNEGFTPGPNQVCEDINECLELGNQCAFRCHNVPGSFRCICPYGYALAADGLHCIDVDECTTPANNCRFECKNLIGTFICICPPGYQKIGMTDECKDINECAINSGLCRHGYCRNIDGGYRCDCWEGFELSHDGKSCIDRRSGYCFQQTIGGRCVTRTFDQPKVTKADCCCTMGAAWGSHCEMCPSRDLDDYNELCLEKGYSVDGQDIDECRTIPDLCRNGMCINTLGSYRCICNKGYKPVGSGTHCVDINECELSSKPCRYNCQNTEGGFICSCPVGFILNPDGVSCRDLDECATGNHLCQQECINTQGSYTCGCREGYTQHGDSCHDIDECTEIPGTCPKPGNCVNTLGSFRCICPRGFKLDNTGTLCSDTNECADDSSCEHGCQNLMGSYRCGCPEGFVQHLYYNQCIDENECSGSPCGDNACINTIGSYRCGCPDGYQFDNSMQVCVQVSAGCAGSPCSFGCVPNGANGFTCSCPTGYQRIGQGHCLSTINPLAPVGGVGVGGISYGEDIGNVPTYPINPDPYHIPPSDDKIISTEGCFSCKVNGNGGRHRRGARGRSMARYNGTSDMQELITKIRTSKSLSRKRSRKVKRHHHGEEHVLKISLQQTKHRMRIIKLQPAVKHKDIEYTVTRGNDKNQFEIVKRHGVWALHFRKRMKSAGHFLVEIHGRPANGSIGENEIWEKPLTFRVHLIVTK, encoded by the exons GCCAAACATTTGCAGGACGAGGCATACGAACTACTGTTGCCCAGGCTGGACCAAGAAGCCCGAGTCAGGCCTGTGCGTGATTC CGGTGTGTTCAAGGCGATGTGGAGTACAAGGTAGATGCATAAGACCGAACATCTGTATGTGCGAGAGTGGAACAGTGGCCTCCGTCTGCAACACAGTGGGTCAACGCAAAG GTCCATACACCGTCTACGAGAACGGGGATGGAAACAGAAACGGTATTATCGGCAGCGGTAATCAACGTGGAGAAGGTGGCTCTTGCAAAGCCCAGTGCATCCATGGTAACTGCGTGGACGGCAGCTGCCAGTGCAGACCAGGGTACCAGGGTGAATTTTGCAGCGAAC CAATTTGCAGAGAACCGTGCCTGAATCAGGGCCGATGCATTGGGCCCGATCGGTGCGCTTGCATCTACGGTTACACGGGCCGTCGGTGCGAGACCGACTACAGAACTGGACCCTGTTTCACGAAGGTAAGAAATGGTCAATGTCTCGCCAGTCTTCGCGGCGTTGTGTGCACTCGACAATTGTGTTGCGCAACTGTCGGCAAAGGATGGGGTCATCCCTGCGAACGGTGTCCAATAAGACTTGAATGCGAACCTGGATACCTCAAGACAAACCAGGGAAAATGCATTG ACATCGATGAGTGTGAGGCGATTCCGGGACTCTGCGAGGGCGGTAAGTGCGTCAACACCCTAGGTTCGTTTACTTGCGAGTGTCCCCAGGGTCAAGTGAGAAACGAAGAAACTAATGCCTGCGAGGATGAAGACGAGTGTCTTCATGAAGGGATATGTACTGACGGACGATGCGTCAATACTGAAGGTGGATTCTACTGTCTCTGTAATCCTGGATTTATTCAGAGTCAGGATCAGCAGTATTGCATCG ACGGACGTCAGGGCCTCTGCTACACGGCGGTGAACAGAAATGGCCAGTGTAAGAATCGGCTCGAGATTAGACTCAGTAAGCAGGACTGTTGTTGCGGTAAAAACATGGGCCGAGGCTGGGGTGACTTATGCTACAAGTGCCCAGCAGAGGGAAGTG ACGAGCACAGGAAGCTGTGCCAGGAGTCGGCGAAGTACACACTCGACGAGTGCGCGATTAGACCAGGGATATGCGGAAATGGTAAATGCACTGACAAGACGGATGGATACGAGTGCCAGTGCTTTCCAGGATATGAGAACAAGAGGGGCAGCTGCGTGGACATCGACGAATGTCGTTTGGGGAAGTGCAAAGGAGGAAACTGTGTTAACTTACCTGGAAAATTCGAGTGTCATTGTCCTCCCGGGTTCGTCGTATCAGGCGATAATGAATACTGCACAG ATCACGACGAGTGCCAAGATACGGGCATGTGTGCAAACGGTCGGTGCATAAACATGGACGGATCTCACAAGTGCGAGTGTAACGACGGCTACTCATTGTCACCAGGGCAAAATGCATGTGCGG ATATCGACGAGTGCCTGGATAACCCAAGGATCTGTCTTAACGGAAGATGCGAGAACACGCAAGGGTCATATCACTGTGTTTGTCAACCCGGCTTCACCGCATCAAGAGACAACACCTTCTGCGTGGATATGGACGAGTGTGTGTCGGGGATGTGCGATAACGGGAAATGCGTTAATATGGAGGGTTCTTTCAAGTGCGTCTGCGACCCTGGCTTCCGCCTTGGACCCGATCACAGGCACTGCATCG ATATCGACGAGTGTCAGAGCCAGCCATGCCACAACGGCCGTTGCGTGAATACTCCTGGAAGTTTCTGGTGCGAATGCCACGTTGGTTTCAACCTTGGTCCCGAGGGAAGGTCTTGTCTGG ACACACGAAGAGATTTGTGTTACTCCCAGTACAGGGACGGCCAGTGCTCAAATCCAACCTCCACTGCTGTCACCAGATccagctgctgctgctgtacGGTTATACTTGGTCAGCCAATGGCTTGGGGTAGCAATTGCCAGCCGTGTCCTGTCCCGGGCACGAGCGAGTTTGATGCTCTCTGTCCCCATGGATCAGGGATGACGTACAATGGCGACG ACATAAACGAGTGTGCCCTGAATCCGAATATTTGTGTGAACGGTGGCTGCGAAAACCTGATGGGAACGCATCGCTGCATATGTGACACTGGCTATGAAGTAGATGCAGCGGGCAAACTATGCACGGACATTGATGAATGCGCGTTGGAAGAAACTCTCTGCAGTGGCGGGCAATGCCGAAACACCCCAGGAAGTTTTCAG TGCACCTGTCCAACTGGCACCAGGCTGAACACCTACAACCAGATGTGCGAGGACGTTGATGAGTGCCTGGAACTCGGACCCGATGCTTGCATCAATGGCATCTGTATCAACGGTCAGGGATCATACGAGTGTATGTGCAGTCCCGGATATATACTCGACAACACTGGACACATATGCATAG ATAAcagaaaaggcacctgctggaCAAAGATGGTTCATGGACGGTGCGAGAACAACCTTCCACGTCTTACCCTGAGGTCAGAGTGCTGCTGTTCGGTCGGTCTAGCCTGGGGAAGTCCGTGTGAGAAGTGCGATCACTCTCTGTGCGAGTGCTCCGTAGGCTACGCGAAGGTTGACGGAAAGTCATGCACCGACGTCAACGAGTGTGAACTTAATGCTGGCATATGCAAAGGCGGTGGAACATGCGTCAACACCGACGGTTCTTACCGGTGCGAATGCCCGCCGGGTCTCACCCTCGACACCACGC aAACAACTTGCATTGACACCAGAGAAGAGTCCTGCTACACAGAGTACAGACACGGGCAGTGCTTAAACTCGATCGAGGGACGATTCTCTCGGAGTCTTTGCTGCTGCTCTGTAGGTCGAGCATGGGGTACCGATAAGTGCGAGGCCTGCCCCAAGCCCGGGTCGCAGGCGCGAGCTGAGCTGTGTCCTAAGGGTCCCGGCTTTGGCGAACGGAAGGATATTAATGAGTGCACTGAATTCCCCAACATGTGTGTGAACGGCAGGTGCAAAAACACCATTGGCAGTTATAGCTGTAGGTGTAACCAGGGGTACGCACTCGACGAAAACGGAATAAGATGCGTAG ATATTGATGAATGCAGTATCATGCACGGCGTGTGTGGTAACGGCACCTGTCGCAACACCCAGGGAAATTTCCAGTGCGATTGCTATCCTGGCTACCAGAGTAgcgaaattatgaaaatatgcATGG ATATAAACGAGTGCGAAACAACACCGGGATTGTGCCGAGGAGGTACGTGCGTTAATACGGAGGGAAGCTTCAAGTGTGTATGTCCGCCGGGACACGAACTTGCTCCCGATAAAGAATCCTGCAAGGATATAGACGAGTGTTCCAGGACCAGTGGTATATGTTCAAATGGCGTGTGCGAGAACATGATGGGAACTTATCAATGTGTTTGCGATGAAGGATATCAACAAACTGGGCTGAAGTCCCATTGCGAGGACATTGACGAGTGCTCCGCAACTAATGGAGGATGCGAAAACATCTGCCTCAACACACCCGGTAGCTTCTCATGCTCTTGCAG CACCGGATTCGCGTTGAATCTTGATGGACGCTCATGCACAGACGTAGACGAATGCAAAGGAAATATGAGGATTTGTAACGGTGGAAAATGCATGAACACTTTGGGCAGCTACACGTGCACGTGTACAGATGGATTGCTGCCCGGTAGCGATGGAACTTCCTGCATCG ACGTTGACGAGTGCGTGTCGCAGCCCCACGTTTGCGGTTATGGTCAATGCGATAACACGATCGGTTCATACAACTGCCGTTGCGAGGAGGGATATTCCGTAAAGCCGGATAATGCTAGAGAAGGGTGCACAGATGACGATGAGTGCATGCTTGATGCGTACACCTGTAGTGAGTTTGCCGACTGCCAAAATACTCAGGGATCTTACTCGTGCACGTGTCAGGAAGGTTTTGCCGGGAACGGGGTTGAGTGCAGGGACATAAACGAATGTCTGACTAACAACGGGGGTTGCGACGCAAACGCTCAGTGCATCAACACCGAGGGGTCATTCAAG TGCGTGTGCGATGCTGGATTCAAGGGCGACGGTCATTCCTGCAAGGATTTGGACGAATGTTCGAATGACTCAACACTTTGCGAAAACGGCCACTGCCTCAATTACCCCGGTTCTTTCCGGTGCGAGTGCGAGATGGGATTCATGCACCCTGACGAGAACAACGAGCAGGCCTGTGTCGACATTGACGAGTGCGATTTGTTCAACAATCTTTGCGTGTATGGTAAATGTGAGAACATATTCAGCATGTTCCGTTGTGAATGTGACGATGGCTACAAGCTCGACAGCTCTGGAGGGAACTGCACTGACATCGATGAGTGCGAAAGTCCTCAGTCCTGCCAGTACGGTACCTGCATCAACACTGACGGCAAATATCTCTGCGAGTGTCCTGCTAATCATGAGCTGGTCGAGGCCGGAAACGCTTGCGTAG ATAGAAGAATTTCCTCGTGTTTCACTGGATACGAAGTTGGCAGTAACAGGCCTCAGTGCATTTTTGACATGTCAGCTGCTGTAACTAAGGCGACCTGCTGCTGCAGTGTGGGAACTGCTTGGGGCAATCGATGTGAGGCTTGTCCCGAATTTGGAAGTGCGGAGTACAACGAGCTCTGCCCAAGTGGTCCTGGTTATCGACCAAACTCCATCACCGTCATTATGGAGGACATAAACGAGTGTGAAGAACACGATAACATTTGTCAGAATGGCCACTGCACAAACACATTTGGAAGCTTTATGTGCTCCTGCGACGAAGGTTACGAACTCGATCATACCAAAACGAACTGCATTG ACGTTGACGAGTGTAGTCGACATCCTGATATATGTGGCGTTGGACGTTGCATCAACGATCAGGGAAAATATCACTGCGAATGTCCCGACGGTTACATGCCGATGCCTGGAGGAA AGGAGTGCGTTGATATGAGGAGAGAGAGGTGCTATACAAGCTTCGAGTCCGGAACCTGCGACCATCCCATGATGCGACCACAAACTCGAATGTTGTGCTGTTGTTCAATTGGTGCAGCGTGGGGCAGTCCTTGTGAAAGATGCCCTCGTAAGGGAACTC AGGAATACGTAACGCTTTGCGGCCGGGAGCCTGGACAGATCAAGAACCCGATAACTAACCACACGGTTGAGATCGATGAGTGTTCCCTGATGCCTACGATGTGTTCTCATGGTCGGTGTCTGAACACTCCAGGAAGTTTTGAGTGCCAGTGCAAGCTTGGTTATATTTATGACGAGGACTCACATCAGTGCATAGACGAGAACGAGTGTCAACAGGTTCCGAGCCCTTGCCGCGGTAACGCTCAGTGCATTAACGAGCAGGGTTTATACAAGTGTCTCTGTCCGGCCGGATACAAACTTGGGATCGATCAGAGAGACTGCGTTGATATCGACGAGTGCTACGAGAACCCCGGCGTTTGCAGTAACGGGGTATGCAAAAACCTGCAGGGTAGTTTCCAGTGCGCTTGCAATCAAGGGTTCCAGCTCACCCGAGACAGGGACTCTTGCGTTGATATTGACGAGTGCAAGCGCAGTCAGAACGTATGTAACAATGGATCGTGCATTAACACTCTTGGAAGTTACAAATGTTTCTGTTACGAGGGATTTAAGCTTGGTCCTAACAATGACTGTGAGG ACGTCGACGAGTGCAGAATTATGCCATTCCTGTGTCGAAATGGAAGGTGTCGTAACACGGTCGGTTCATTCAGTTGCGAATGCGCTGACGGCTACGTCTTAGCGCAGGAAAAACAACACTGCCGAGATATCGACGAATGTCGCGAG GTGTCAGATCTGTGCCCACAGCCAGGAAGATGTCAAAACCTTATGGGTTCTTATGTCTGCCACTGTCCACCGGGATACGAGCTCGATGAAACGAAGAAGAGCTGCCTCG ACATTGACGAATGCGCCGAGTCGGAGGATTTCTGTGAAAACGGCCGATGCATCAACACCGAGGGAGGTGTAATCTGTGAATGTCCAGTGGGGTATCAGCTCAGCGAGAAGATCGACTCTATGAGGTGTATCGACGTTCGGGAGGAGCGGTGCTACGATGTTTTCAGTAGAGGTCAATGCTTGGAACCTCGCGAGGGAGGAATTACAAAGAAGCACTGTTGCTGCACAATGGCAATGGCGTGGGGCCGTTACTGCGAAGAATGCCCCATAGAAGGAACTG AGGAGTTTCAGAGATTGTGTCCTGAGGGTCCAGGCCGGGACGACCTTGGGATTGACCTCAATGAGTGTCTCTTCATGCCAGATGCCTGTGTCGGTGGTGATTGCATCAACACTGATGGGTCATTTAGGTGTGAGTGTCCACCTGGGTACGTGCTCGATGCCTCCGGAAAGAAGTGCATCGATGACAACGAATGCCTCAATGTCCAGAATATTTGTGGCAACGGCACCTGCACCAATGTTGACGGAGGTTTCGAATGCTCCTGCAATGAAGGATTCACACCTGGACCCAATCAAGTATGTGAGGACATAAACGAATGCCTGGAATTGGGAAACCAATGCGCATTCAGATGCCACAACGTCCCAGGATCGTTCCGATGCATATGTCCCTATGGATACGCTCTTGCCGCTGATGGTCTCCACTGTATTG ACGTGGACGAGTGCACTACCCCGGCAAACAATTGCAGATTTGAATGTAAGAATCTGATTGGAACATTTATATGCATCTGCCCACCCGGATACCAAAAAATCGGAATGACAGATGAGTGCAAGGATATAAATGAGTGCGCGATAAATTCTGGACTTTGCCGTCACGGATACTGTCGCAATATCGATGGTGGGTATCGCTGCGACTGCTGGGAAGGATTTGAGCTGAGTCACGATGGAAAGTCCTGTATTG ATCGCAGATCCGGCTATTGCTTCCAACAAACAATTGGGGGTCGTTGCGTAACACGAACATTTGACCAGCCAAAGGTCACTAAGGCCGATTGTTGTTGCACCATGGGAGCCGCTTGGGGATCACATTGCGAGATGTGTCCATCACGTGACTTGGATGACTATAACGAACTCTGCCTCGAAAAAGGATATTCGGTGGACGGTCAAG ACATTGACGAGTGCAGAACGATCCCTGATCTCTGCAGAAATGGAATGTGTATAAACACCCTCGGATCGTACAGATGCATATGCAACAAGGGATATAAACCGGTTGGATCGGGAACACATTGCGTCG ACATAAACGAGTGCGAGCTGAGTTCGAAGCCGTGCAGATACAACTGCCAGAACACAGAAGGAGGCTTTATATGCTCGTGTCCTGTCGGTTTCATCCTGAATCCGGACGGCGTGAGCTGTCGAGACTTGGACGAATGCGCAACTGGGAATCACCTTTGTCAACAAGAATGCATCAATACCCAGGGCAGCTACACGTGCGGATGTCGAGAAGGGTACACCCAGCACGGAGACAGTTGCCACG ACATTGACGAGTGTACAGAAATACCCGGCACCTGTCCGAAACCAGGTAACTGCGTCAACACTCTCGGCAGCTTCCGATGCATATGCCCTAGGGGTTTCAAACTTGACAACACCGGCACCTTGTGTTCCGACACTAATGAATGCGCCGACGACTCAAGCTGCGAACATGGCTGCCAG AACCTCATGGGCAGCTACCGATGCGGTTGTCCTGAAGGATTTGTTCAGCACCTCTACTATAACCAGTGTattgatgaaaatgaatgCAGCGGGTCACCGTGCGGTGACAATGCCTGCATAAATACAATTGGCAGCTACCGCTGTGGATGTCCTGATGGCTATCAATTTGACAATAGTATGCAGGTTTGCGTTCAG GTAAGCGCTGGGTGCGCTGGAAGTCCATGTTCGTTCGGTTGCGTACCGAACGGTGCAAACGGATTCACTTGTAGCTGCCCAACCGGGTACCAACGAATTGGCCAG GGTCATTGCCTGTCAACGATAAATCCCCTCGCTCCAGTTGGCGGCGTAGGTGTTGGTGGTATTAGTTATGGCGAGGATATTGGCAATGTACCAACGTATCCAATCAATCCTGATCCTTACCACATACCGCCATCCGACGATAAGATAATATCAACAGAGGGATGTTTCTCATGCAAG GTGAATGGTAACGGGGGAAGACACCGAAGGGGTGCTCGAGGCAGGTCGATGGCACGGTACAATGGAACGTCGGACATGCAAGAATTGATCACCAAGATAAGAACAAGCAAATCTCTGTCGAGGAAGCGATCGCGCAAAGTGAAACGACACCATCACGGAGAGGAACACGTCCTGAAGATCAGTCTTCAACAGACGAAACATAGAATGAGAATAATCAAGCTTCAGCCAGCCGTGAAG CATAAGGACATCGAGTACACGGTGACTCGTGGTAACGACAAGAACCAGTTTGAGATCGTGAAGAGGCACGGAGTGTGGGCACTGCATTTCCGGAAGCGTATGAAATCGGCGGGTCATTTCCTAGTCGAAATACACGGTCGTCCAGCGAATGGTTCGATAGGGGAAAATGAGATATGGGAAAAGCCATTAACCTTCAGGGTACACCTGATAGTGACCAAGTAG